In Armatimonadota bacterium, the sequence CTCGATCGAAACCAGCGCCGAGCAGCTGGTGCAGCGGATGCTGTGCGCGGAAGCCGGCGTCGACGGCCAACGCCTGAGGCGCGGCTACCTCTCGGAGTCCGACTGGAGGAAGCTGACGCGCGCGATGGGCCTGCTTGTGGAGGCGCCCATCTACATCGACGACTCGTCCAACCTGTCCGTGATCGAGATGCGCGCGAAGTCGCGCAAGCTCAAGGCCGAACACGGATTGGGCCTGATCGTCATCGACTACATCCAGCTGATCCAGTCCTACAAGCGCACCGAGAACCGCACGCAGGAACTCAGCGAGATCGCACGCGGCATCAAGTCGCTGGCCAAGGAACTGCACGTACCGATCGTCGCCGTCTCGCAGCTGTCACGCGCGGCCGAACAGGGCGCGTCGAAGGTGCCGATGCTGTCGCATCTCCGGGAGAGCGGCGAGCTGGAGCAGGTGGCCGATCTGGTGATCTTCCTGTACCGGGAGGACTACTACGATCTGGAGAAGGCGCGGCGCGAGGGCAAGGAGAACGTCGCGCTCGTGCGGGTTGCCAAGCACCGCAACGGCCCGACCGACGACATCGAACTGTTCTTCCACAAGGAGCACTCCAAGTTCGCCAACCTGGACCGCAAGCACGCCGGACCTTGAACCGCCGCGCTCTTTCGCGCGGCCGAACCCTTCACATTCGCACGACAACCACGTGATACAGTGACGTTAGGACTGTGCCAGGTCGGGCGCCGGAGGCAGACCATGCGGACGTGGCAGGTGCTGGGGATCCTCGCAGGGTGCGTGTGCGCGGTCGCTGCGGTCGGCGCGGTCGCCTACTCCGCCGGCTGGCACGCCGCGCAGACGTCGGCCGGCACGACCGCCGCGCTCGCATCCGCTCCGGACGACGTGCTGCCCGATGCGACCACTCCCGGATCGCCGTTCGCCCCGCGGCTGCCGATGTCGCCGGCACTGCCCTCCCCGCGGCCGCGGCTGCAACCGGCACCGCCCATCCAGGAGTTGATCCCTCTGCCCGGACCGGGCCAGCAACTCCCGGGACAGCAACCCCAGCCCGGCCAGGACGAGGAGTGCGAGGCACGCGTGTACCTGTTCCACAACGGCCGTTTCTACCAGATGCGCCCGGGGCCGGGTCCCGGACCCGACGGCCAGCCGGGAGGCCCGCAGGAGCTGATCCCCCTGCAGCCGGTCCCTGGCATCCCCGGGATGCCCGCGCCCGGTACCCCGTTCGCACCCGGGCTCCCCTCCCCGCCGCCGGGACAGCGTTTCTAAGGGCCGTCGGGGTCGTTTGCGTACCCGTGCGGCCCGCTCAGCCTGCGTGAGACCACCACGTCGGGTGGGGTCGAGCGTGGCACCGGCCTTGCTCACGATGGCCGAACACCTCACGCGGGGGCACATCCTGCAGAAGTCCGTGATCGTCGGATCGGCCGCGCTCGTCCTGTCGTTGTATGCGGCCTCTGCTGCGGGCACCCTGTGGCTGCCCGTGGTCGGTACGGTCGCTTCGGGCTACGGGTGGCGGAACGATCCGTTCGGAGAGGGCTGGAAGCACCACTGGGGGCTGGACATCGCAGCACGCCACGGTGCCCCGGTGGCGGCGTGCGCAGCCGGCCGGGTGGGCTACGCCGGATGGGCGGGCG encodes:
- a CDS encoding M23 family metallopeptidase; its protein translation is MAPALLTMAEHLTRGHILQKSVIVGSAALVLSLYAASAAGTLWLPVVGTVASGYGWRNDPFGEGWKHHWGLDIAARHGAPVAACAAGRVGYAGWAGGYGLVVVLAHEHDLQTLYAHLGTIRVDAGETVRGGQIIGTVGSTGRSTGPHLHFEVRHRNVPVDPIPYLRVR